From a region of the Helianthus annuus cultivar XRQ/B chromosome 5, HanXRQr2.0-SUNRISE, whole genome shotgun sequence genome:
- the LOC118492209 gene encoding uncharacterized protein LOC118492209, translating into MSSENNSSFALKSILEKDKLNNTNFLEWHRNLRIVLKMAKRLYVLETPIPTAPENNTVVAKKAFDKHKEDAMEVACLMQATMSPDLQKNMEDMNAFDMIEQLKGMFQKQARQERYDTMKQLISCKMQEGSSVSAHVLKMKGYIDQLNKLGYPLQDEMSL; encoded by the exons ATGTCATCTGAAAACAACTCCTCTTTTGCTCTCAAGTCCATACTTGAGAAAGACAAGCTGAATAACACCAATTTTCTTGAGTGGCACCGcaacttgagaatcgttctcaagaTGGCAAAAAggctttatgttttggaaacccCGATCCCAACCGCACCCGAAAACAACACTGTGGTTGCGAAGAAGGCTTTCGACAAACATAAAGAAGATGCCATGGAAGTTGCTTGCCTCATGCAAGCCAccatgtctccagatcttcagaaGAATATGGAAGACATGAATGCCTTCGACATGATTGAACAACTCAAGGGCATGTTTCAGAAACAAGCCCGTCAGGAACGCTATGACACCATGAAACAGCTCATAAGCTGTAAAATGCAAGAGGGTTCCTCAGTTAGTGCTCATGTCCTCAAGATGAAAGGCTACATCGACCAACTAAACAAACTTGGTTATCCTCTCCAAGATGAGATG TCACTATGA
- the LOC118492420 gene encoding uncharacterized protein LOC118492420, whose protein sequence is MNFNMNDWVKTVPELHGMLKTAEMNISNKVSQVLMVRSGGVKKPKTKKKSYNSKNKGKAPVAAKPATNKSKQAVKAPLPEERQCYECNKMGHWKRNCPEYLAKLKVKKANGEGTSSGA, encoded by the exons ATGAACTTTAACATGAATGACTGGGTAAAGACAGTGCCAGAGCTACATGGGATGCTCAAAACGGCAGAGATGAACATTTCCAACAAAGTAAGCCAAGTGTTAATGGTTCGATCTGGTGGTGTTAAAAAGcccaaaacaaagaagaaaagttATAACAGCAAAAACAAAGGAAAGGCTCCTGTTGCTGCCAAACCTGCCACCAACAAGAGCAAGCAAGCTGTGAAAGCCCCTCTTCCAGAAGAGCGGCAATGCTATGagtgtaacaagatggggcactgGAAACGTAACTGCCCCGAGTATCTTGCCAAGCTCAAAGTGAAGAAGGCTAATGGAGAAGGCACTTCTTCAG GAGCCTGA